A segment of the Zonotrichia albicollis isolate bZonAlb1 chromosome Z, bZonAlb1.hap1, whole genome shotgun sequence genome:
CCTGTGCCCGCTTGCGGAAGGCCTCTTGAGCAGCCTTCTTGTTCTCGTTTTTGCCCAACcatgcagccagggcagaggcTTGCAGGGCTCTCCCGTAGGAAAAGGTCAGTTTCCAAGGCTTAGGCAGAGGGCACTGATTCATGGCATTCAGGTTGAGAGAAGCCTCCTCTTCACTTTGACCTCCAGACAGGAAGCAGATTCCTGCAAGAAAGAGGTTTAGAGGCTTAGAAATAGTGTTCCAGTCACCTCAATCCCTGGTCTTTACTTGCCACAGGAGCAGGTGTGTCAGAGGTAGGAGAGAGAGTGAGAATGCAGAGGTAGGAATGAATCAGGAATcaccaggaacagcagcaggaacagtgcGAAGGAGAGTAGTGACAGTTGCTATGGCTACATCCTGAGGGGTGTACTTCTTGGAGCAGGAATGCCCAGCCGTCACCATGTTGGGTTTCAGCAGTGTCCCCTCCAGGTACACGTGATGATCATTCAAAGCCTTGTAGACAGCAGCCAGAACCTGAAAACAGGAGGATTGCATTCAGACCTCTGCTCAGATCTTcacctcaggctgctgtggaaaGACAGCTTATTCTTTGGTGCTGTAGCAAGATTGAATTGAATTTTGCTTTCTCATGAAATTTATTTCTGGGGTTGCCGTTGTGGACACCTCACTGCTTTTGAGATGACCATGATACAACTTTTCATATTTAAGGGATTTGTCCTTGCTGAAATTGAGGTAATTTGGTTTGGTCCTGATACATCTTTTTGAGATTGAGAATGCTTATTGTCATTGAAGTGAAAATCCAAAAGCATGGAAAACACTCTTGGATTTCCCATTTGTTTGTTATGTGCCTAGGAGCGGCTCATTTTTGTGATGCAGTTATGAAGGACATTTTTGGTCAAATCTCTTTGAGATCTGTGAGTACAAACTGCGCAAAGTTTAGCTGCAGGTTTGTGAGAGAGAGCACAGAGGGAGGAATCTCTTCTTACCTTCTCTGTGACATACTGACAGCGCTGGAGATCATGGTCTCCATCAGGCAGGATTTCTGGCTCCACGATGGGTACCAAGCCATGCTGGGAAACAAAAGACAGGGAATTCTTTAGGGCTGTGGAAGTAAAACTCTTCTTGTTGCTTGTCCTGACTTCGGTGCTAttccttcctgctgtgctggcCTTCCTCCTTgtctttcccaaaaccctcacAGAGCTCCCTGGTATATTGtcacagggaacagggagaagGGCCAGCAGCATCTCAGGAAAGGTTGCGGGAGGGGAGGTACCTGCTGGCAGATGCTGGCATAGCGTGCCAAGGTGTTGGCATTCTCCTGGATGGCGAGTTGAGAGGGTGTTGTGCTGGTGATCTTCAGCACTGCACGCCACTTGGCAAAGTCAGCACCATCTTTCTTGTACTGGGCACAGCGCTCAGCCAGCCCgtccagccctgcagagggagagtGATGATTCAGtgagagctgctcctcagcacagagctctggagaGTACTGTGACTCCAGCCAAGGCCGTGTCTCAGGTGAGTCACCCTGTGGCTTTGCTGCCACGGCCATAGCTTAGGCTCCTTAGATCTCTCCTTACCTTGGATGGTGGTTTCTCCATTTGTTCCTGCTAGAGGTGCTGTGCCTTTATCCAGCTGAAGGTCAGAAAAACAGGAAGGGttaggagagatgagaattgGTCTAATTCTTACCCATGTCTAGTCTGCCTTTGAAGGAGGACTGTTACTAATGTGTGGACCTTAACGTGCTCAGGGTGCAAAGGAAGGAAATGTTGGagcaaaggggaagaaaaaggaatgaACTGGGTAAAAGGAGGGTCATTGTGTATATAGATGTCTGCAGGGAATGGCTCAACAACTCTGTGAGATATGGAAAGAATTAGGTTTAGGTTACTGCATGGAGACACTTATTTGCAGTGAATGCGGAGTAGATGGCAGTTGATGTTTGGAAAGTTCCAGCATCTAGTGCAAATGTGCCTCTAGTTAGTTGCACAAAAGCAATGCAGAGAATTTTAAAACCAAGGACAGAAAtggggggagggagaggagaggggagggggagcagTGTTATTTAGGATACAGTGCAGCCCCAAATATAATTTTCTCTGGCGATGGGATTTGGATtatgctgccagcctggcacataCAGATACTCACCTTAATTCCCACCACAATGCCTTTTTCCTTGATAAGTGctgggaatggcttcccactgctgtCTTTCTGATAGAGGGTCTCATGGAAAAGGATCACTCCCCCAATGCTCTGGTTGATGGAAGTGTCCGAAGAGAAGAGGACCTCTCTAAAAGCTCGGCGGTTCTCCTCTGTGTTCTCCACATTGATCCGCTGCAGCCTGTTCCCCATGGTGCCTGGTGAGGTGGGCAAAGAGGTTCTAGGCTTGGCTGGCCTCCTGGTCCCAATAAGTAGTAATGAACTGGGGCTTCAGTTCAGAACTTCCCTTCTCAACCCACACTTTGTAAGCTTTTGTTGTTacaggtgcagccctgcccgGCTGAATTGTTCTGCTCAGACAAGTTTCACAGTGTTTTTCATCTACTCCACTGATTTCAAATGGGAAGCaaaactaaaaggaaaaaaccgTCTTGCATACTGCTAACTGATTGGTGTCCAGAACTTACCCACTGATTCATCTGCAGCTAGGATCCCCTTTCCTGAAGCCACAATCCGCTGAGCAATGTCTGCAAGAGCTTTTTTTTGCTCTGGAGACAGCGCTGGGAACTGGTGGGTCATCTTGACTTATCTGTGGGAGAGAATTACTGTTACAAGTAATTGCAAGTAATTCTGGGGGAGACTGTGAACCAGTGACACCACTCAGGTGTTTCCTCTGCAGGGCTCTTGGTGCTTGTCTGGTCCATGTTATCATAGACAACATGACCAGAAATCCATTCCAGTTCTTCTAGGCTTAGTGTGTCTGGAAAAACCCTAAAGAAATGCAGGAGACACATCCTGCCACATCATTCTAGAACCAGAGTGGGAAAGACTGCATTTTACCTGGATTTgctcagaaaataaaggaaGGTCAGTCTGTCATAAAAACATGCACTAAGTGACAAGTAAGCAAATTGCTGACTCTGCATACTTTTTGGTTCCTGTCAGTAGAATGCCAGTTATTCCATTGCTTACCTTTCCATATTTCCTAACACTGCTCCTCTTCTATTTCCTGCCTCTGTTGGCAGTATTTCCTGCTGTGTCTGGGTGATGTTCCATCCCTAATCTTTTGCCTGGGTTTGTAATTCTCCTCCCTATGGCTGCTTTCAGAACTGCAGTGCCTTGCTTCCTCTGCAAAAGATTTGGGGCCTTAGGAGAATTCACCCCTCAGTTCTATCGTTTTAGCTGTGGTAGAGGATTACCAGCTGCAACTGCCCAGCACCTGAAATCTGGGTTCTGTCTTGATATGACAAAATTCTTGGTCTTATTAAAGTTAAATTACAGTTTCTTTGATCATTTCAATAGTCAAAGTTACTTTTCTGAGTGTATAGGCCTGTAAGTCTGAAACAGAAAAACTCCCTTCAGTTTGTCATATGTGATAGCTAAAGCAACACCTCTGTTTTTATTAATGGGTGATAAATCCAGAAG
Coding sequences within it:
- the LOC102064151 gene encoding fructose-bisphosphate aldolase B; translation: MTHQFPALSPEQKKALADIAQRIVASGKGILAADESVGTMGNRLQRINVENTEENRRAFREVLFSSDTSINQSIGGVILFHETLYQKDSSGKPFPALIKEKGIVVGIKLDKGTAPLAGTNGETTIQGLDGLAERCAQYKKDGADFAKWRAVLKITSTTPSQLAIQENANTLARYASICQQHGLVPIVEPEILPDGDHDLQRCQYVTEKVLAAVYKALNDHHVYLEGTLLKPNMVTAGHSCSKKYTPQDVAIATVTTLLRTVPAAVPGICFLSGGQSEEEASLNLNAMNQCPLPKPWKLTFSYGRALQASALAAWLGKNENKKAAQEAFRKRAQINSLACRGQYVQSGKNDAAAMQSLFTASYTY